The sequence ATACATCGAAATCACATATTCAGAAGATCTACTAGTAACAGCGTATCCAAATCCGGTAATTGATGATTTGGAAATCCAGCTTGATATACCTACTGCTGGAGATCTGGTAATTCAACTTACGAACTTGAATGGTCAGCTTGTTCTATCAAACAAAGAAACACTGATACGTGGACTAAACTTCTTTACGATGGACACCAATAATCTTCGATCTGGCATCTATATTTTGAACGTGAAGTCCAACAATGGTGATTATACAAGCAAGATTGTGAAGAGGTAATAATTTGATGTATTACTGAAATCAATCCCCTGGCTTCTTTGTAAAACGTACGCCAAACTTAAAAACCAGTGGTCTTGCATTTAGATCGTTATTTCGATAGTTAAAGTCATACAAAATCATCGAGATCATCTGAACGAAACCTATCTTAAACTCCCTTCCTACTCCAACCATATAGGCAGATTGCCACTGAGCAGGAGTTGGGTTTTCGGCACCAAAGAAAGAACGATTCACCTGTCTTTCTACTTCTGCCCATGCAAAGAATCCTTTAGGAATATCGTAACGAGTAAATAAACTATAACCATGACCATCTCCTGTTAAAAGAGAGGTAGAGTCTTCATTGTTAAACTGCTCTCTTAAAGTTATACCAACACCACCAAGCCATTTTTTATTTATCCAATAACCCAACTGAAGGTTAGAGTCTAGGATGAAAGGATCAGTGGATTGTACGGTAAGATTCCCTCCAAAATAGATACGATTCTTGAAAGGTGCATCTTCCAATGAGTTCCTCTTTGTCCCCTCCTCAGGATAGCGTGTGTCTGGCAGCTCACTGTATTTCTTCTTCAGCTTCTGAATATCAGCCTGAGCTTCTTGAAATTGCTCCGGGTCAATTTTCTTAAATAGCTCTTGCGCTTTTTCTGGTTTAACAAGATTAGGGTTTGGTTTAGATGGAATTGTAAGCCCTTCTTCTGGGGAGTTAAGTCCATCAGCTGGATTGGTCAATCCACTCATGGGGTCTTCTACTGTATTCAATTCTTCTGGAAGAAACTCTTTTGCTTCATTCTCTAACAATGCCGTTGATTTGGCTAAAGCAACACTATCTGCACCCTCGGTATTGATGGTTGGATTAAGTACTATTGGATTCAGTATTAGTTCTTTGTATTCTAAGGGGAAATTTGTTTCAGCTAAAATATCTTCTGCTATCTGAATTGAGTCTTCTTTGGAAATTACTTCAATACTCAATGAATCTCTTCGATAGCTTTCAATGCTATCATATTTCAGTTTATACAACTTTCGAGCTTCAGCTTGTTCCTTCAGTTTCTTTGCTTGAGCTCTTCGTTCTTTAGCTGTCTGCCTCGCTCCCTTAGTCTGATTGATAACCTTAGCATGTTTGCCCGTTGCTTTTCCATCAACTTTTACTTGTGCTTCGGATAGGAAACAGAAACAAAACAGACAACAGAAAATCATTGTGAAGCGCATGTACTCAAAATTAAAAGAAACCTTACTGATTAATTGCTTAACCCAGGAATATGTTACCTGCAATTAATAAACCTATACTTATCTATTGCCAGAGTGCGGAATAGTAAACATGAACGACTTTTGTTGCCAACAAATCACTTTATAATAGGTCTTCTTGAAAGAATAAAGTCGTCAACCCAAAGTTCTCTCGCTCCTCCTCCAGTTTGGTAATCCACCCACCCTATCAGGACCTCTTCGACAATTGGAAATGACCATAAACCATTGTTTTCATCCTTAGCACAACCTTCTCCGATTGACTTTACAGTCAAGTCCTCAATTAATTGATCGTTCAACCAAAACTTCATCAGGTTCTCTTTACCATTGAAATACCACTTGATGTTGAACCATTCTTTCTCCGGTAGTTTAGTTTGAGAGTGTTGCCAGCAATCTGTGCTGATACCATCAGTATCGTAGTTGGCCATAAAACGCCCGGCATGTTGTCCTCCATATCGTACCATTGCTGAAAATTCCTGACCAGAGACTTTACCGATGTTCTCAATCATGGTCCAGTGTATTCCATCAGGTGAGGCTTTGTTTACCCAGAAATTGACACTACCGTAATACTCATTTTCCTCTGACCTAAAAAATTGATTGACTGGAAGCTTCAAAAATCCTCTTTCAGAATATCCTTCTCCAGTAATAAAGTGTACAGAATTTGTTCCACTCACAGATCGAGTATCGTCTACAAATATCTTTCCTTCTCCCTCTTTCTGCCATGGACTTGCAGGAAAAGTACCTATTGAATAAGATTCGAAATCATCCCGATATATGACACCTATATCCTCTTTTTGCTTACATGACAAAGCAATAACAGCTAACAATAGATATGCCTGAGTTCTTATTTTCATTGCGTTGAAACGATCAGCTAATTGGACCTACAAACTAAACTTTAATTACATTGATTATCAGGGTTTTCTTCTCTGAGCTCAAAGCAAGTGTGATCCTAGAAAAAGAAATATCTGATGCCCTTCAATTTGGTAGATCCTATTAAACTTCCACTCCCTCCGGCTCTACCCATTTACCGTTTTCTTTGATTAGTTCAATAAGCTCATCGAGCGCATTTTCGGATGGAACACTTCGCTTCACAACTTCTTGCCCTTTGTACAAGGTGATCTTGCCTTTACCTGAACCTACATAGCCAAAGTCCGCATCTGCCATCTCTCCAGGTCCATTCACAATGCATCCCATAATTCCAATCTTCACGCCTTTGAGGTGATCGGTACGCTTACGAATCATCGCCGTAGTTTCTTGCAAATCAAACAGCGTTCTTCCGCATGATGGACATGAGATATATTCTGTTTTGGTGATGCGAGTTCGAGCTGCCTGAAGAATTCCAAAGGCCGTATTATTGTATAATTTTAGTTGGTCAACAGATGATGTCTTTTCAGGAGAAAGCATGATGCCATCTCCAACACCATCGATGTACAAAGCACCTGCGTCAGTAGAGGCGTAGATCATGAGTTCGTCTTCTGAAAGCTCTGAATAGGTTTGCCGTAAAACCACGGGAACATGAATATTTTGGTTCATGAGTTCAACAACGAATCTACGGATGCTTGCTGTGGCATGTGCTTGCTCAGAGTGCAGTATAAGCACTGTATTAGCACTTTTCTTAACAAAACCAAATATTATTTGGTCATAATCATTTGCATCTATCAGTATGAAGTTTAACTTATTATGAATATGATTAACTTCCTGCAAGTCAGATATTAATGGGAATCTATTTATTTGATCACTACCTGATTGCCAGGTTTTATAATCTATGACCTCTTTGAGTCCATTAGGTAGCATAAACTCAACAGGATTCGAACCAGTATAGATGTAGTCTGCCCCCAAATCATTCATGCCCCATTTGTCTAGTTCAGGTAGGTAAGAATGACCGATCGCCTTCAGATCTTTCACTTCCACCTTCTCCTTTTTAGAGAAATCCGCAATCACTCTTGGTACATTTTCATGTCCAAAGTTGAGCACTTCTTCCGTTTCTCTTCGGTGATATTCAAATGGGTTTACCGGATAATTTTCAATAGATTCAATTTTGGATTGGTTTGATTTTTTAAGCAATCTATCCACCATGATTTTCGCAACCGGAGCTTCCACTTCTGGCTCCTCCGTCAACGACACTCGAACAGTATCTCCCAATCCATCTTCCAACAAAGTGCCTATTCCTACAGCCGATTTAATCCGTCCATCTTCTGCCTCTCCTGCTTCGGTAACCCCAAGGTGAAGTGGGTATGGCTCCAACCCTTCCTCGTCTAGTTTATTTACCAACAGACGATATGCTTGGACCATGACTTGCGGGTTGCTACTCTTCATAGAAACCACCAGGTCTTTATAGTCCATTGCTTCGCAGATGCGAATAAACTCAAGCGCCGACTCAACCATGCCAAGGGGCGTATCTCCATACCTACTCATGATTCGATCTGAAAGCGAACCGTGATTCGTACCGATTCGAATAGTCGTATTATTCACTTTGCAGATTTCAACCAATGGAGAAAACTTATCCTCAATACGTCTAAGCTCATCTGCATAAGCTTGATCGGTATATTCAATTTGCTCGAATTTCTTTTTATCAGCGTAATTTCCAGGGTTCACTCGCACTTTTTCAACGATGGTTGCAGCTAGTTCAGCTGCATTGGGCGTGAAATGAATATCTGCTACCAAAGGCACATTACAGCCTCTCTTTCGAAGTTCATTCTTTATGTTTTCTAGATTTTGTGCCTCTTTGATACTGGGTGCAGTGATACGTACATATTCACATCCAGATTCAACCATTCTAAGAGTTTGTTCCACCGAACCCATAGTATCCATGGTATCTACAGTGGTCATCGATTGAACACGTATAGGATTGTCACCTCCTAATGGTACTTCTCCTATATAAACTTCTCTGGTCTTTCGTCGTGAATACTGAGTAAGACTGTTACAGTATTTCTGGATCATATATCTCCTAGTTGTGGTCTTAAAACAATGTCTTCTATTACAGTTCGTTCACTCAACCGATAAGTTGCATGGATGGTTTCAGCAATATCTTCAGGCTTCATAAATCTTTCATCAGGCAGTTCTACTCCATCCCAACTAGGGGTTTTGACGGCACCTGCCAATATAGAAGTCACTCGAATGCCGAATTCCTTAAGTTCTTCCCGTAATGCTTGGGACAGGCCATACAAGGCGAATTTTGAAATTGAATAAGAACCCCCATTAGGATAAGCCTTTAGACTAGCTACTGAGCACAAGTTGAAGATATGACCACTATTTCCTTGTTTCATTTGAGGAATGATAGCTCTGGACATATGATAAGCACTGTAGAGGTTGGTGTTGATCATCTTCTCTAAAGTTCCTTCTTCTTCTTCATGTACCAGACCAGGGATGAATACACCTGTGTTATTGATCAATATCTCTACCGTTTTTGTTGTCATTCGAACAAATTCTATAAATTCAACTACACCTTCCTTCTTTGAAAGATCTGCGGCAAACGTATGTATAAGCACATCATATTGCTCATGAATTTCTTTTCTCAATTTACTTAGGTCTCCTTCATTTCGGGCACATGTTGCAACAGGCCATCCTTCTGAAGCAAATCGATGCACCAATGCTTTACCTATTCCCTTCGTTCCTCCTGTTATTACGACCAATCTTTCTGAAATATTCATACTATTATTTTATTGAGTCAAAGTTTGTGTAGAATCTGATATCAAAATTCAATTTATCAATATTGGAAAATTGCCTGGAATTTTAACAACGATTTCATATTTAGCTTTCTGGTTATTCCTTAAGGTGTTATGTTTGACAAAGCTAACAATCTTAGCTCACGCAATTAAATGGAGAGTTTAGGGAAATTTGTTTTGTTTCTAGGTCAGTTGTTTGTTCGAAGGGAATCCTTTGGAACTTACGTAAGCCGGGTAGTTGATGAAAGTATTAAAGTAGGTTATAATTCTGTTTTCCTTGTTGTTCTTGTTTCCGGATTTATGGGAGCAGTTACAACAGTTCAGACTGCTTACAATTTAATCTCACCATTAATTCCCGATACGACTATAGCGTGGGTAGTAAGAGATATGACTTTATTAGAACTCGCTCCTACTATAACTGCCATTGTCTATGCAGGTAAGGTTGGCTCTAATATCGCAGGAGAACTAGGAACCATGCGGATTTCTGAACAAATTGATGCTCTTGAAGTCATGGGAATAAACTCAACATCATATCTGGTGTTGCCAAAAATTATTGCCTCCGTTTTTATGTTTCCAGTTTTGGTAATAATTGCAGCCTTTGTTGCAATCACGGGAGGGTATATCGTTTCAATGCTGACTGGTGTAATCTCCACTACTGATTACATAACTGGTATTCAAATAGAGTTTGTACCGTTTCAGGTGGTATTTGCAATCATTAAAGCTGTGGTTTACGGATTTTTAGTAGCTGCCATTTCATCATTTAAAGGATTCTTTACTTCCGGAGGCGCATTGGAAGTAGGTCAATCTTCTACAAAAGCTGTTACAGAAAGCTGTATTGCCATCTTAGCAGCCAATTTACTTCTAGCTTATTTACTAGCTCCTCTTCTAACATCATGATTGAAGTTACCAATATCCATAAGTCTTTTGCTGATAAACAGATTCTAAGTGGAATTTCTGTGACTTTCGATAAAGGCAAAACCAATCTTATTATTGGAGCAAGTGGAACTGGGAAAAGTGTTCTTCTTAAATGTATCGTTGGCTTGGTAAAACCTGATCAAGGAAGTGTCACCTTTGATAATCGAGATTTTGCCAACGCAAACAAAGATGTACAGACAGAAGTGCGCCGCGAAATGGGCATGTTGTTTCAAGGAGGTGCATTATTCGATAGTAGTAATGTGGAGGAAAACGTCATGTTTCCTCTAAATGTACTCACAAAGCAGTCCATGGAAGAAAAGCTAGAGCGAGTAAACTTTTGTTTGGAACGTGTCGGACTGGAAAATGTAAACAAAAAGATGCCCTCAGAAATCTCCGGAGGAATGAAAAAGAGAGTCGGAATTGCACGAGCCATTGTAACTAACCCCAACTACCTTTTTTGTGATGAACCTAACTCTGGATTGGATCCTCAAACATCCATTCGAATTGATAATCTCATTAAAGATATTACTGACGAATATCAGACCACTACTGTGGTAGTCACACATGATATGAATTCAGTATTGGAGATTGGAGATAAGGTCAGCTTCCTATATAAAGGCAAAAAGCTTTGGGAAGGCTCTAGTGATGAAATTGCAAACTCAGATGTTGAAGAGCTGAACGATTTTGTGTTTGCCAGCAGAATGATGAAGGTATTGAAAGGCAAGTAGTAATTCATCCATCTGAACGTCAATTTGAAACTTATTCTTGATTCTTTACATCTAGCATGTAACCATTAAGTTGTGCCTCAGTAAGTTATTCTGGTACACAGACTCTGCTAACATGATAAAGAACTACTTCTTAACCTCATTTCGTCACCTGCTCAAGCAGCGATTTTTCACTTCTCTAAACGTTTTGGGCTTAGCTATTGGCTTGTGCGCTTTTTGGCTAATTAGCCATTATGTGGCTTATGAGAAAAGTTATGAGAACTTCATGGAAAATGGTGATGATATCTATCGTGTACAGTTAGATGTTTATAGAAATGGTGAGCTTATCTATAAAAGTTCGGAAAATTATGCTGGTGTAGGAGCTGCAATGAAAGAAGAACTCCCCGAAGTAGTGGATTATGCTCGTCTGTATAACATGGGCTCCAAAAACAATGTAATTATCACATGGGAACAAGCGCCAAACGGCCCCATCGTTTTCAAGCAGCAAAAATTCTTATACGCCGACGCTTCCATTCTCAGTCTTTTTTCCTACGAAATGGTTCATGGAGATCGTGAAAAGGCGCTTGAAGCCCCATTTACTATGGTAATTTCTGAAACTATGGCTAGGAACTACTTCGGAGATGAAGACCCAATTGGCAAAACGCTAAGATTAGAGGATGATGACTTCAACGATGAACCATGTATTGTCACAGGAGTATTCAAAGATCACCCTACCAATACGCATCTGAAGTTTGATGTCCTCATCTCATTCTCGACGATCTACGGAAGATATGATGGAGCTATAGAGCGCTACAAAATAGGTTGGGGTAGAAAGGATTATTATACATATGTTCAGTTAGAACAAGGAACTGACCCAAAGCAGTTGGAATATAAACTTGTGGATTTAGTAAGAAAATACAAACCTGAATTACAGGAGCAAAATGGTGAAAACGTTTTGCTTCTACAACCAGTTAAAGATATACACCTTACATCCAGATTAACCGATGAGGCAGAGATAAATGGGAATGGTGATGCGGTTGGATATCTATCCATCATCGCATGGTTTATAATTATTATCGCCTGCATCAATTATGTAAACCTAAGCACTGCTAAGTCTGTAGAAAGAGCAAAAGAAGTTGGGTTGCGAAAGGTTGTAGGCTCACAAAAGTCTCAACTCATCATTCATTTTTTAATTGAGTCAAGTATTGTTTTTTTCTTATCTATTCTGATTGCTTTCACTCTGATAGTTGTGATAACTCCCCTTTTCAACAATATCGGCGGCACACCATCTTCCTTCATTATCTGGGCCCAACCCTGGTTTTGGGTAAGTGCTGTAATTTTCTGGGTGGGAGGATCATTGCTTACTGGATTTTATCCAGCCATGGTATTATCATCATTCCGACCGGTCGAAGTGCTTAAAGGTCAATTTAAGGGAAAAGGTGAAGGAATACTGCTTAGAAAGGCATTAGTGGTGATGCAATTCACTACTTCAGTTGCTTTGATAATTGGCACACTCATCGTATACGAGCAGATGTCTTTCATGCAAAATCAGGATCTGGGCTATAGCACAGAACAGATAATGGTTGTTGAGCGTCCTGCGACTCGGGATACATCGAATGTACAAGCTGAAAATGATTACATGTCTTTTAAGAACAGCCTAGCAGACCAGCCCGCAATTTCGGATGTTGCAGGGTCGGGAATGCTTCCCGGCAAGAAACTTCGTTTTAAAACTCAGGTTAGAAAACTAGATCAAGATCCTGAGCAAGCTACCACCTTCGCATTCAGCAGCATGGATTATGAGCTCTTTGATCTGATGAGCATGGAGATGTTGGCAGGAAGAAACTTCTCAAGAGATTTCATCAAAGATCCTGACACAGCCATTGTTATTAACGAATATGGTGCCAGAGCTTTAGGATATGCCCCAGAAGAGATTGTAGGCAAATATGTTTCAATAGATCGATTCCAATGGAAACCGCAGGTTGTTGGGGTACTAAAAAATATCCACAACGAGTCCCTACAAGAAGCTATGCAGCCACTTGGGTTTTTTCTACAACAATACAATCATGAATATATGATGGTGAAAATGAGTACTAGCAATATTGAAGAAACGGTAGGCGTTGTAAAAGCACAATGGGATCAGAGTTTTGCCGGGAATCCGTTTGAATTCTTCTTCCTCGATAGTTACTTTGATAGCTACTATCAATCTGAAAAGAGTTTCAGAGATCTGTTTTTAATTTTCACCATCCTTGCGATCGTAATTGGTTGCCTTGGGCTTTTCGGGCTTTCATCATATACCGCCGTTCAAAAAACCAAGGAAATCGGAATACGGAAAGTACTAGGTTCATCTACTTCTGGCATCATCCAATTGATGTTCAGAGATTTTCTAATTCTTATCGGGATTGCAAATTTGATTGCCTGGCCTACTGCATGGTATTTCTTGAGTGGATGGTTAGAGAATTATCCTTACCATGTATCCATCAATTTCCTATTCTTTGGATTAGCCGCTTTCATCGTATTGTTGATTGCTTTTTTGACAGTCAGTTTTCATACTTTTAAGACTGCCCAGCTTGATCCCGCAAAGACATTGAAATATGAATAACCAGCTTGAAACGTACTCTATTCATTAAGGGTAAACATATTGTTGTATTTGCACAATATTTCCTGAATTTTAGCATTATAGAAATATTCAAATGAGTACATTTGATCTTTGAATATTTCTATTTCCATACATGATCACCCGGCTTTATCTCACCTTTTCGCTGGTCCTGGCCTTTCTTGTAGGTTTTGGTCAATGCAGTCTTTTAAGTACAACCATCAGCGTCGACTTCAGTGCCGACGGTACATGCGCTCCTGTTACCGTAAACACTTTTACCGTAACCTATACTTTCAATGTAGCGCAGAATCCTGCAGACATTGAAATAGAATTCACATGGAATGATCCTGCAAACACAACAGAAACTATTTCAGGCCTAGGACTTACTGTCTCGAATGCAAATAGGACTTTTCAAGCAACAGCTACGCCATTTCCTTACCCTGATACCGGGCCAGAGTGTTTTTTTGAAGCTCAGGCTTTTATTATTGTTGCTGGCGATATCTGTGAGACTTCAGAACAAACCCAAATTGTTCCCTCATGGAATGTAGACGATGAAAATGGAGGAGTCATTGCTTTTGACCCAGGTGGATATGACATCTGCCTAAATACAGCACTTACTAATGTGGTATTTGATGATGCTTCTACTTTTAATTGCAACATAAATGACAATCCAGATAACCCAAATCAAATTTCCAGATGGGTGCAGTTTGTGTACGGAACAGATCCAGTACCTGCTGTTGGTAGATTTAGAGACTTGACACTCGTTGACGGAGGTCCTGTCACGGTAACTCAGCCAGATGGATCATTAACAGCTCCTCAGACTAGAGGTACAGCCGGGCTTATGGTTACGGGAGGTCATTTTGGGCTCGTTGAAGAAGTTCCGTTTCCTGCTGATGTTCCTATCCATTCTACATTTCCTATATCAGCACCTGCAAATGCAGCAAATCTGATAGGTACCACATTTGAAATCACACTGTACAACTGGAATACATGCAATCCATTTAATGGCGACCAAGCCAATCCAAATTATGTAGATGCGGTTACAGAAACACTGGTTATTCAGGTAATTCCCCCACCTGTTCCTGATTATGATGCTAGAGATGGTGGCCCTGGAGGAGCTATTCTTACTGAGTTTTGTATCAACTCAGATATCTATTTTGATAATAATACTCCAGGTGGCCCATACAATTTTCGTTGGGAGTTTTATGATGGTCCTGCGGATACAGATCCTTTTTTAGATTTTTCCACTGATGTCAACCCCACTTTTTCATTTGAAAATGGTGGACAAAAATTGGTTCGACTTATTGCAACTGATCCTAATGCAGATGGGGTTTGTGTTGTTGAGTATGATGATTTTGTCAATCTCTCTCCTGATGCAGTAGCTGATTTTGATTTTTATGATGGTGCTTTTGCTGCCCCTATCAACCCTGACTTTTGTCAAACAGGCGCAGACGTATTTACTGTTGGTTTCAGAGATAACACAATCGATCAGCCTAACACAGAATTTAGATATGAATTTTATGACGAGAATGACATACTTATAAGCACTCAACCTACTGATGGCTCTTTTTTAGTAGACCCTGTACCTGATTTTACCAGAACTTTCTCTGCCGAAGAATATACGATTGTTCGCTTAGTGGCTAGAAATACATCTACGCTATGCGGAAGCGTAGATCAAGACACTGTTTTTGTCTATGGCAGACCACAACCCAGTTTTGATTCAAACGAAGCTTGCGAAGATGCTAGAACAACTTTTTCAGCTATTGCCGATCCTATTCTGAGTCTAACTACACAAGTCGATGACGATGAAGTGGACTTATACGAATGGGACTTTAGTTTTGATGGCACATTTAATGTGGAACTGACAAGAACCAATAATGCAAACTTTGATTGGTTTCTAAATGGAATGGATATCGCTACCGGTGTTGAGCCCATAACCTCTGTCGCAGGCACTTACACGGTTGCACTCAGGATGACTACAATGAAGGGTGGCTGTTCTGACATTATAAGTCAACCAGTGACAATCAACCCCAACCCTGTAGCTCAGGTATCGAATAATGCTATTGGAGATATTTGTCCTGGAGACGAAATCACTTTTACTAACCTATCAAACAATCCAGGATTGCCATCTTCTTATCGATTGGACGTAAGCCATCCTCCTTCTGGGTTTATATCGAACACACTATTCCCGTCACCCACACTTGATTTTACTTTCATAAATCCTGACGATACAACAAGGACTTATTTCATTCAATTAAGAGCTGAATCCACTGATGGTTGTGTGACTTTTAGTACGATTGAAAGTATAAGAGTTTCTCCTGATGAAGAAGCTCAATTTGATGATCCTGCATATAATGTGTTCAACACGAACTGTTCTCCTTGGACAAGTACCGTGTTTGTTGATCCCGCAACTCAAAGTTTGACGGCAGACCTATATCGATGGTCTCTCCTAGATCCTGATGATGCTTTACTTTTAGGATATCCAATAACAAAGAATAGTGGTGATGCAGACTTTCATGAATTGGACTATGAAATCATTAATACTTCTGCCACCATTGTTAACTATCGAATGGTTTTGGAAGCAGAAAGAACAGGTGTCTGTATAGCCAATGATACGGTTAATATTCAAATAAGCCCACAACCAATCTCAAC is a genomic window of Marinobacter alexandrii containing:
- the ispG gene encoding (E)-4-hydroxy-3-methylbut-2-enyl-diphosphate synthase, producing the protein MIQKYCNSLTQYSRRKTREVYIGEVPLGGDNPIRVQSMTTVDTMDTMGSVEQTLRMVESGCEYVRITAPSIKEAQNLENIKNELRKRGCNVPLVADIHFTPNAAELAATIVEKVRVNPGNYADKKKFEQIEYTDQAYADELRRIEDKFSPLVEICKVNNTTIRIGTNHGSLSDRIMSRYGDTPLGMVESALEFIRICEAMDYKDLVVSMKSSNPQVMVQAYRLLVNKLDEEGLEPYPLHLGVTEAGEAEDGRIKSAVGIGTLLEDGLGDTVRVSLTEEPEVEAPVAKIMVDRLLKKSNQSKIESIENYPVNPFEYHRRETEEVLNFGHENVPRVIADFSKKEKVEVKDLKAIGHSYLPELDKWGMNDLGADYIYTGSNPVEFMLPNGLKEVIDYKTWQSGSDQINRFPLISDLQEVNHIHNKLNFILIDANDYDQIIFGFVKKSANTVLILHSEQAHATASIRRFVVELMNQNIHVPVVLRQTYSELSEDELMIYASTDAGALYIDGVGDGIMLSPEKTSSVDQLKLYNNTAFGILQAARTRITKTEYISCPSCGRTLFDLQETTAMIRKRTDHLKGVKIGIMGCIVNGPGEMADADFGYVGSGKGKITLYKGQEVVKRSVPSENALDELIELIKENGKWVEPEGVEV
- a CDS encoding SDR family oxidoreductase, whose amino-acid sequence is MNISERLVVITGGTKGIGKALVHRFASEGWPVATCARNEGDLSKLRKEIHEQYDVLIHTFAADLSKKEGVVEFIEFVRMTTKTVEILINNTGVFIPGLVHEEEEGTLEKMINTNLYSAYHMSRAIIPQMKQGNSGHIFNLCSVASLKAYPNGGSYSISKFALYGLSQALREELKEFGIRVTSILAGAVKTPSWDGVELPDERFMKPEDIAETIHATYRLSERTVIEDIVLRPQLGDI
- a CDS encoding ABC transporter permease, with protein sequence MESLGKFVLFLGQLFVRRESFGTYVSRVVDESIKVGYNSVFLVVLVSGFMGAVTTVQTAYNLISPLIPDTTIAWVVRDMTLLELAPTITAIVYAGKVGSNIAGELGTMRISEQIDALEVMGINSTSYLVLPKIIASVFMFPVLVIIAAFVAITGGYIVSMLTGVISTTDYITGIQIEFVPFQVVFAIIKAVVYGFLVAAISSFKGFFTSGGALEVGQSSTKAVTESCIAILAANLLLAYLLAPLLTS
- a CDS encoding ATP-binding cassette domain-containing protein → MIEVTNIHKSFADKQILSGISVTFDKGKTNLIIGASGTGKSVLLKCIVGLVKPDQGSVTFDNRDFANANKDVQTEVRREMGMLFQGGALFDSSNVEENVMFPLNVLTKQSMEEKLERVNFCLERVGLENVNKKMPSEISGGMKKRVGIARAIVTNPNYLFCDEPNSGLDPQTSIRIDNLIKDITDEYQTTTVVVTHDMNSVLEIGDKVSFLYKGKKLWEGSSDEIANSDVEELNDFVFASRMMKVLKGK
- a CDS encoding ABC transporter permease, with product MIKNYFLTSFRHLLKQRFFTSLNVLGLAIGLCAFWLISHYVAYEKSYENFMENGDDIYRVQLDVYRNGELIYKSSENYAGVGAAMKEELPEVVDYARLYNMGSKNNVIITWEQAPNGPIVFKQQKFLYADASILSLFSYEMVHGDREKALEAPFTMVISETMARNYFGDEDPIGKTLRLEDDDFNDEPCIVTGVFKDHPTNTHLKFDVLISFSTIYGRYDGAIERYKIGWGRKDYYTYVQLEQGTDPKQLEYKLVDLVRKYKPELQEQNGENVLLLQPVKDIHLTSRLTDEAEINGNGDAVGYLSIIAWFIIIIACINYVNLSTAKSVERAKEVGLRKVVGSQKSQLIIHFLIESSIVFFLSILIAFTLIVVITPLFNNIGGTPSSFIIWAQPWFWVSAVIFWVGGSLLTGFYPAMVLSSFRPVEVLKGQFKGKGEGILLRKALVVMQFTTSVALIIGTLIVYEQMSFMQNQDLGYSTEQIMVVERPATRDTSNVQAENDYMSFKNSLADQPAISDVAGSGMLPGKKLRFKTQVRKLDQDPEQATTFAFSSMDYELFDLMSMEMLAGRNFSRDFIKDPDTAIVINEYGARALGYAPEEIVGKYVSIDRFQWKPQVVGVLKNIHNESLQEAMQPLGFFLQQYNHEYMMVKMSTSNIEETVGVVKAQWDQSFAGNPFEFFFLDSYFDSYYQSEKSFRDLFLIFTILAIVIGCLGLFGLSSYTAVQKTKEIGIRKVLGSSTSGIIQLMFRDFLILIGIANLIAWPTAWYFLSGWLENYPYHVSINFLFFGLAAFIVLLIAFLTVSFHTFKTAQLDPAKTLKYE
- a CDS encoding PKD domain-containing protein, giving the protein MITRLYLTFSLVLAFLVGFGQCSLLSTTISVDFSADGTCAPVTVNTFTVTYTFNVAQNPADIEIEFTWNDPANTTETISGLGLTVSNANRTFQATATPFPYPDTGPECFFEAQAFIIVAGDICETSEQTQIVPSWNVDDENGGVIAFDPGGYDICLNTALTNVVFDDASTFNCNINDNPDNPNQISRWVQFVYGTDPVPAVGRFRDLTLVDGGPVTVTQPDGSLTAPQTRGTAGLMVTGGHFGLVEEVPFPADVPIHSTFPISAPANAANLIGTTFEITLYNWNTCNPFNGDQANPNYVDAVTETLVIQVIPPPVPDYDARDGGPGGAILTEFCINSDIYFDNNTPGGPYNFRWEFYDGPADTDPFLDFSTDVNPTFSFENGGQKLVRLIATDPNADGVCVVEYDDFVNLSPDAVADFDFYDGAFAAPINPDFCQTGADVFTVGFRDNTIDQPNTEFRYEFYDENDILISTQPTDGSFLVDPVPDFTRTFSAEEYTIVRLVARNTSTLCGSVDQDTVFVYGRPQPSFDSNEACEDARTTFSAIADPILSLTTQVDDDEVDLYEWDFSFDGTFNVELTRTNNANFDWFLNGMDIATGVEPITSVAGTYTVALRMTTMKGGCSDIISQPVTINPNPVAQVSNNAIGDICPGDEITFTNLSNNPGLPSSYRLDVSHPPSGFISNTLFPSPTLDFTFINPDDTTRTYFIQLRAESTDGCVTFSTIESIRVSPDEEAQFDDPAYNVFNTNCSPWTSTVFVDPATQSLTADLYRWSLLDPDDALLLGYPITKNSGDADFHELDYEIINTSATIVNYRMVLEAERTGVCIANDTVNIQISPQPISTYSLEREEDCERVNFTLEAVQKGLADYDWSFNPAPDIIVDNNDEIMISYNREPNTGNDINAQLSLITTNLASCQSDPEVLNETIEKQRPDLVSNFILSTTTLQLPDNTVIITNNSSIGAGLTYEWSFGDGSTFSGFDAVSHDYDRFGTYEITLAVTDDFCTVESSQTVTVIPTAPILDFEADILEGCAALTVQFTNLSQFAVPGEFLWEFGDGSISRSDNPTHTFFAGGNFTVRLRGQNEVGENSEIEKEQYISVFERPFADFLVSTRVVFIPDQEAVFKNLSDNATSFFWDFGDGVTSTDSDPRHAYTEEGFYDITLIARNDFGCVDTLFRSAEVEAISGGQVNTPNAFTPSLNGATGGEVGSGTDPSRINDVFLPRLEGVERFRMFIYNKWGELIFESSSQSKGWDGYYRNKLAPSGVYVYKLELRFSDGKDIIKVGDVTLIR